The Mauremys reevesii isolate NIE-2019 linkage group 7, ASM1616193v1, whole genome shotgun sequence genome includes the window ATCTGTCATTAATTTGGTTCTTTAGTTGTCAGGGAAAAACCTAACCAGTTTCTAGCTACATTTGTTTCTTTTAGGGCACAAAGAAACGTCCTTGTGCCACTTTTGAAAAGGAAGTGGAGAGTATGGGTGCTCACCTGAACAGTTACACCTCCCGGGAGCAGACTGCCTTCTTCATGAAAGCCCTGTCCAAAGACCTGCCCAAAGGTAGTGTGACCATTGGACTGTTGAGTCTCTCATCAAGATTTTGAGGTCAGAGAAATACCTTTTTATGTCTCTTGTTATCAGGTGCCTGTAGAACAAAGCAAAGACTCTAAGGCCATGGTTCACTTAGTACCCAGACAATCTGAGCACTTGCAGGTCCTGAATGGTTAACTGATGAGCACATAGTCATGGAATGGTGCTCAAGCCTTCAGCTTCATATTCTTCTAAAATAAGCCTTTGCGGTCTACTATACTACTGTTCTGTAGATAGCCTTTAATAATGTTGCTGGGTGAGAGAGTGACTTTGATAGTCCTTTGCTGTTTTATGGGTTTGGGAAGGTGGGTAGTGTTAACTCAGTTATTAAAGGTCAGAAATGCTCAATGGAGCTCCTGTGGGTTCTGTTTTCAGTGCAGCTCCACACTGCAATATACAGATTTCAATTTGTATTGTTCTTTTGTGAAGTAGTATTTGCCCATGAGAGCAAGGAGGTTTTTAAATGactatttgaggacttcagtaactcagacataggttaggggtttgttacaggagtgggtgggtgagattctgtggcctgcattgtgcaggaggtcagactagatgaccataatggtcccttctgaccttaaagtctgagtctgagACCTACAGGACTAGCTATGACAAACCATAGACATAGCAAATTTTCTGCAAGTGAACTCCACATTTGACTCCTGACATGCTGCACCCATATCTCCTCCAGTTTTGGGTACCCACACTGCATTGCCAGTGTATGGAACTCCTGAACTGCTATGTAATTCCTGTACCAGTCTTATAATGCCTCTGAAAAGCAAAATGTTATGCCACGCTGAGAACTGATTTTTAATGTTGAGATTTCTACATATTGAAATCATTCCATTTTATCTGTTTTGTGATCCAATGGAGACTTGAACCTAGGAGAACAGCTAGTATGTTAGCCCATTTTGCCCTACATACCCTGTCCCATCGCCGTCTCCTACCTTCCCCCTTTTTCCTGAGTCCCGGAAGAGTGTTTGTTCCAGTCTATACCCATTCCTCCTCCAGATTATGACCTGTCTTCAGTTTCCTGCTGCATTCTGTAGTGCCCAGTTAAAGGAATTGCtgaaattgtgtgtgtttgtgttgtaGCTGTCGAGATTCTGGCTGACATTGTGCAGAACTGCAGCCTAGAGGATTCTCAGGTCGAGAAGGAACGGAGCACCATCCTTCAGGAGCTGCAGGAAATTGACAGCAACTTGACAGATGTAGTCTTTGACTATCTTCATGCTACTGCTTACCAAGGCACTGCCCTGAGCCACACTGTTGAGGGAACCACTGAGAACATCAAGTGAGCAGCAAATCCACTCTTTTAGGTCTGGAGTATGATATACACCCGAGGACAGTCCCCTTTCCGCTAACACACAATTCTTGGGAGCACACAGTTCCTGTTATGGATCACTGAACTTGATAAAAGGGGAGCTGCATAACCTCAACTACATGCTAGTAAAGCACATCAGCAACAAAAGTATTTGCACAAGGAAGCCAACCCAGCCCATTTGCATGCAGCAGGTGGTGCCTTACCACGTGGCTGATCTGTTCACCATAGACTTACAATTTTTGGCTTGATTCTGtgcttcctgctgctggtgaCGGATGCTGTATTATCAGTTTTGGAGTTTGAAGTCCTGTTGCCCTACGATAGGCCTAGTACGAGCAGTGCTACACAAGCTGCTCTCACATACTCCCTGCCATTGTGCCTCAGCCCTCACTAGGGGGGATTGACTGCTTAGGCCAAGAGCAGAGCCCTCTCCTATACCTAGTCTGTGGTGCCTCTGAAAACACCAGCCAGGAGTGCCATTATGGTGATGGCCTTGACCATGGACACTGACCCATTAGCAAGTAGGTAGGCTACTAAACAGACATCTGAAAGTAATGACTTCTGGTCACAACTGATataggctggatttgaactggagacctagaggtgaaaggttcAGTATCCTAGTCCCAATTCCCTAAGCGTTCCTGTCTCCAGGGTACAGCACAGGGGAGGGCTAGATGACAGATTCCCAGGAGATGTTATTACCATAACAAAGGGTGTATTGAATACATCATCACTTCGGTTGTATTGAGTACCTGCCTTCCCTGACCACCCAGCCCTCACAGCTCAACCTATCTCCTCCAGGTCTGGATTGTTGGGATATTAACATGTTTTGTATGCTCTTCAGGCGTCTGACTCGTGGGGATCTAGCTACGTACATTGACACTCATTACAAGGCCCCTCGCATGGTCCTGGCAGCAGCTGGAGGTAAGTGCTAGTTTCCTGGGACTCTAGGAGAGGGGTTCTCaacaaaatttttggtggcctcagagtgcagcgaccaactcttgctggtggctgctctgacaatttttcctaaaatactgaattaactttaggaaaagcAAACAAATATGTGCATATACATGTCCAAAGCATTGTCATTTAGGTAGGGGGGGTTTGCAAACTCAATAATAAAAGTAATGTACGGTtctctctattctttactggacctaaacagaatagaaacaaaaataaggtgctttgcatgttcttgtcttttgtttcatttgcttttttggttgcttttgtttttaagttttgtTAGCTGGTGGCaggcagtgaaaagtgatattaactaaaatacaaatatcacttttcacagcagatttactcaGCCCCGGTAAGCCGAGGGACAAATTAAGTCCTCACTGATGAGGTAGATAAGGAGACAGCAGGGGCCAGCACCTTGGGGCCAGGCTGGCATCTGGGGCCAGGGACCGGAGACTGTTGCTGTGCGGCTGAAGGCCGGGGCTGATAGATGCAATGGGAGCCAGGGatgatggggaggagatgggcaTGCCTCTGGAGCCCGTGGATGGAGGAGGCAGCGGGATCCAGGGACAGTGGGCAAGGGGTGGTGAGCCAAGGgcctcaccctctgcccagctggggccagatcctggagCCATTcagccagggctggaggaggcagTGGAGACCGGGGCAATGTGGGGAGTGGTGAGCCTGGGAATGGAGTCCACTGCCACACCGCTAGAGCCCATGGCCAGAgcctgctaccccagggctgaagctggaaACCTGAGCCCCATCACGCCCAAAAATGTGGGGAACTCACCAGCTGCGTGTTCCTCTGGCATTTCTGGCttcagagtggggcagggcccaaccactgctggcagccccaggggaggggctgctgcttcacctcccctgccccccatcaccaccaaggaGGCTGTGGCCCCAAGAAAAGGCAGCcacggtggccgcatttgagaaacaatGCCCTAGGAAGTCTTGATATTTGAAAACTGATGTTTAGACTCCATCGCGCGCGCTCTGTCATATCTACGGCTCTTGTCTATCATATAGTACATAATATTAATTTTTCTTCCTTGTGTTTCAGAGGCTCAAGTAGCTGTACTGATCTCTTGTTccttctgtttcccttcccagGTGTTTCCCACAAAGAACTGGTAGACCTTGCCAGGCAGCACTTGAGTGGAGTTCCCTTTGAATACAAGGAGGATGCAGTGcccatccccccaccctgccGTTTCACTGGGAGTGAGGTAAATTCTTCTTGGcaacagctgattgctttgaatACAAAGCATACTTTTGTGACACTAGCCCTTGGTCACTTAGGGGATGAAATCTCTGTGTAAACTTGTATGTTAGTTTCTTTGTATGAGTAGAtggcacctcagtcctgacctacGGCAGCCCTGCTGTTCTAGTCTTGAGACCCTACACAGCTCTGCCTGTCTTGCGAAAATGTTTTGGTTGTAGATGTGACCAAAATCCACTAGGAACTTACTGAGGCTAGTACTTTCATCTGTGACCTAATGGAGTCTAGAAACCAGATGCATCTGGTGACAAGATGGGCACATTATATATAAGAACTTACAGGTGAAAAGCTAGCCAATTTTGCCTATGACAGCACCAAATCCCCTAAGTTATGAACCCATGCTTTGCACGAGACCCTGGAGAGAAGGCCACAGTGCTCACTCTGCTCTTGCCATGCCCCTTGATGTTTTTCAGATCCGTGTCAGAGACGATGCCTTACCCTTGGCTCATGTCGCTATTGCAGTGGAGGGGCCAGAATGGTCCAATCCAGACAATATTCCCCTCCTTCTAGCTAACTCGATCATAGGACGCTATGACCGCACCTTTGGAGGTGGTAAGGTAAGAGACTTGGGAGCATGGCATTCTGAGTCGGCTGTAGTGACTTAACATTATGATCTCCTTGAGCAGGAAGCTGTTGTGTATAATATTGAATTCTGAAATGTTCCCATGAGCTGGAGCTTGTCTGTGAATCCAGAAGGCAGGATAAAAATGCTAACCAGGGCTGATCTGGGACACCTCTTGGGCTGGATGGGGTGTGGCAAGGAGGTCCTGCTAGCCCTCTCTGGAGAGAGCTATATGCAGCTTTCTCAAAGAGGATGGCTGCACTGCAGACACTCAGCAGGTATGGAGTAGGACCGAGTAGGGCGATTCCCAGCAAGGTGCTCACACTCCTGAGTATCCCTTCCCTAAACTTGTGCTGTGATGCAAAGACAAAATGTTCATTTAGTGGTGATAGTATTGAAGCAGAGCAGGGTAATATGTATCCCTATGACACAGGCGTATCTTATAACTGCATTGTGGTGAGGACCTGTTTAAAACGCAGTGTACACCTCTCCTATCTCTGTACAGAGACTCCCTCTGGCAGGGCATGCCTGTAGTGTGGTCCACTCTAATTCCAGGCCACCTACTCCCTGTATCCCCCACCTTCCTTTTGGTACCCTTCTGGAATGGTACCGAGTACCATCTCCACAGTGCAgtgctgggaaaggagagaagttTAGTGAGATGTAAAAGCCTTCAGCAGGCTGTACACACTACTTTCTACCATGAAAGCTTGTCATCTCTGAGGGATGGAGCCTGGAGTTGAGCTCTCACATGGCATCCTGTTGTGCTCTCTACCTTGTTTGCTCTTCTGACCCTATAACCGCTCAGGGGGAAGCATTTGAGCTGTCAAAGGAAAGGTGAGCATTTGAATCACTGAGGGTGTTTACTTATGTGCAGAATCAATCCAGCAGGCTGGCTACAATTGCAGTGGAGAATAAACTCTGTCAAAGTTTCCAGACCTTCAACATTTGCTACTCTGACACAGGCCTCTTTGGACTCCATTTTGTTTCTGATGCTCTGAACATAGAAGATACACTGCACTTTGCTCAGGGAGAGTGGTGAGTGTGATTTGCTGCGTATGGTCAGTCCCTATTATGGAGACTACATCTAGTAGAGAACTTATTATATCCTACAAAGTTCAAGCCCTTGTACTGTCAAGAAGAGTCTTATGTTTTTTAGAGTTTTATCTCGTGTTACTCCTTTCCTGTGGggcttccacaacttcccttgggaAGAAATTCTTCAGGCTATAAGAGAGATGACTCCGCATATCCCACCCGAATCTTCCTTTGCCTTAATCTCACCCCATTGTTCTAGTTTTATCCCTCTGGCCTCCCTGAATGGTGGCTGTGGTCCCTGTTTGTCCTGGTGCGTTAGAGGTTGTTCTAGTGTTGGGGCCTCTTACCCCAAACAAGGTTGCCTTTCCCAGAGCATGAGAAAGGCACGGTCTGTCCATCTTGTTACACTTAGGAAAGATGACCTGGTGATACATAATGCACAGTCTCAGCCCTCTTGACTGACTGGTAAATGCCTTGGTGCTGGGGACCATTCAGTGTCAGGATTAGAGGGACTTCACATTTGTTTAGTCTTTCTTAGAGTTCATTATGTGTGTTCCAGCAGGGCCTAGAGGCTACAACAAAAATTGGGAGCCCctgtgctaggaactgtacaCACAGAGCAGGAAACAGTCCTTGCCCCCGGGAGCTTGCTATCTGAATAGACAAGAGACCCTGGATGGGAGAAAGGGATGTAAGACTTGTAGGGACTAGAAAGGGATGTAAGACCAAACTGCACAGAACCCTCAGGAATTGGAATCCCTTGGTAGTGGTCAGTGACTGACTCCCATTTGCAACTCTTAACAATCCTGGCAGCAGAGATTGTGAGTGATTGAAGTTTATAACAGTGGACTATCAGCTGGCAGCATGCCCTGGTCCCTTTGCTTTCTTACTTGTGGCTGCCAAGTTGGAGTGACACACCTGCCATTGAGGTGCTCCCAATTGTGACTGCTAGGGTAAGCTATTTCTCATTTCCCCCCATGTATGCTCTGACTGGCCTAGCACTGTGCTTTCTCCGGCCAACTGTCAGCTTTCTGTGCTACTCATTACTGAGTTCGTAGCCACTCTGAACAATACATGAGGAAGGTTCGTTCTTGGTGCATTAGTTAGTAGCAAGAGGGTTGAAGACCTAGTATTCAGTTTGTATAAGAGGTTGAAAATTTGAGGGGTAGTGTTCAAAATAAATGTGGGTGGAGGTAATCACGTCTCATCCTGTACTAGTGGAAGGTCTTTGAGAGCCCCTTATTCCCTTTGACTCCTGTTCAGGATGCGTCTGTGCACGAGTGCGACAGATGGGGAGGTGAAGAGAGCCAAGAACATCCTACGGAATGCCCTGGTGGCTCAGCTGGATGGTATGTTCTAATCTACGGAACAGCTGCTTTGCATTTATTTAACACTCTAAGTTCTGCCCCTCCTGAAAAGGAGGCACACTGGCTAGAAGCAAGGTGCTACTGGCAGGCATTATGCAAGGTTGTTCCTCAGCCCTGAGCTGGCATATCCTTTGTTTTTGTCCTAATTTACCACCCCAGCTTTGTTAATTCTGGATCCTAGTCTGTAACACTCCATGCTAGCCTTGAATCCATGGGCCTCTCCTGAGCAAAGGTGGCAGTGCCAAAACAAATTAGGCACCACCCTTGTGAGGCCTGCTAAGGGCAACGTTGAGACCATCCAGCTGGTTTCAGTTATGACCCAAGTTAGGTGTGAACCAGGGTCTCCAGAAGTGGAAGTCATAATGCATTTTTCTGGCTCCCACTGGAGCTGCCTAGGATAAACTACTAAAGGAGCATGTGGGTGCTGGGTTATTGTAAGCTGACTAATGGTATGGGCTGCTTGCATACTTTTTTCCAAACTGGTGGTCATGCTATGACTAAGGCTaggattttgtcatggttattttcagtaaaagtcaaGACACGTCacggacaaaaaacaaaaattcacagaagctgtgacctgtctgtgacttttgctgctgtggctccatggctTCCCCTGCCACCCTGGTGGCTCTCAGCTGTGGGGTTCCCTCTCTGCCCGCAGCAGCTGGAAACTGCATGGGGGGGCTCCCTTCAcccatggcagctgggagctgcagggtgaccatatttcccaaagagaaaatggggaTACCCCAGCTGCTCACCAAGGCGTCCCTCGTGCAAGGCTGTTGCCTGTCATCGGAACTCTGAGGAgggccccctcaggagtctgtcactAGAATCTTGTGGGGCGGGGCCTGTTGCCGCAGTTACCTGTCGCTGGAACCCTggccagggccctgctggctgccagctccagagtcccACAGCCGCTGGGACTGAagcagattctgtgacttccatgacctccgggACCTAAACGTAGCCTTAGCTATGATGTGCTGCAAGGCCTTTGACTATCTTGCTCAAAACGTGAGGTCTTTCCTAATGAATCTCTACATCTTTCCCAGGTACCACACCTGTATGTGAAAATATTGGGAGTCATCTCTTGAACTACGGCCGCCGTATATCTTTAGCTGAATGGGATGCCAGAATTGCTGTATGTATCAGTTCTTACGGGAGCACTCTTAACCTTACTCCAGGTGTTTGTTGTTGGGCATAAAATCTGCTGCTGAGAAACTGGCATCTAAGGCACTTACCTGTTTAATTAGACTGTTTATCCTGGCAAGTCAAAGGCAGGGTCGGTGTTAAACAACTGAAATATATATAGTGGAATTGCCAAACATAAGACTATACTTGTGTTCTGTGTTTTCACaccaccttcctgcaccctaGATCTAGATGCTGGTTCATCCCTTCTAGGTTAGTTGTACAACATAAAACCATGTTAAGTGACTGACGTGAGTGTCTATAGCATTAGTGATGTGGGCTCATTTGAGTAATTCCACCTCTGATGAGATGCCCAGGATATAGCTTCAGCCGGAAAGGCCTCGGTGAGTATATGCCAGTTAGACCTTCTCTAACCAGAAGCCTGAACTAGAAATGGCTTGAGATATTCCACCCAGAATATTTTACTGACAAGCAGAAAGTTGGTCATAAAGTTCTCCTTTGCTTATCCATTTGGCTTTGAGATGGCAGCATTAGAGTAATATTGAGAGAGAAGTGTTCTTTAACAGGTATTTCCGGGGATCTTTCCCAAAGGCCCCCCTTGTGCTGACTCTTCCTTCTGGTCAAGAATGGCTGGTTCACGTTGAACTCTTAATCTTCACTTCTAAGTCGATTTAATacttatccccaaactccctctgcCAGATACATAGTGGGTGCAGTCTCGCAAGAGCCATATAACAAGGGACTTCATTGCCTGGCACTGTGTAGCACTATATATAATACATAAGTTGAGAGACTTTACTTGTATAGACTGGCACAGGTTGTCCATATCCTCAAGAGGAATTTCTCATGGATACTGTAACTGTCCTGGCAGACAAGTAGCCAAATAACTTCAAAGCAGCGTCACATTGAGCAGATAAACAGAAAGGGTCAAATCTCTTGGTCTTTGGCAGTCGGATTGTGTGGTAGTTGAACGGCTTTTAGTTTGTGTAAATGTGTATCTATCAGAAACATGACTCGTTGCCTGTTCTTGTCATTTCCTGTTAGGCTGTGGATGCTAGGATGGTACGGGAGGTCTGCAGCAAATACATCTATGACAAATGCCCAGCAGTCGCAGCAGTAGGTAAGTGACCTGGTTATAGGCACAGGTTAAAAAGCAGCCAACGTGTGGTTGAGTCTTTGTTTATAATGGAGAGCAAGGTGTCTGCTCGGTGGATCTCTGCAAGTTTTCTGTATAAAGTAATTTGTAGTTTGTTCTGGCTTCTTTCTCTGTCTAATTTACCCTCCTGGAAACTTCACTACTGTCTCCCCTGCCTTTGTGCATCAGATATGCTGAAGCATGTTCACCAGAGAGTATGTTCTGAAAATCTAGTTAGGCACAGATGCTAAGACAATGGCTTTGGGCTGCTGGCCAGCCTCCCGCTCCGTTACAAGCTACAGAGATGTGATTAACAATGAAGCTTCAATCTGTGGGTGGGAACCGCAGTAGCGGCCGCCAAATGTCATCTCCTTACTCTGTGGTGACATCAGTTAATGTAAGAATCAGTGGGCTTGACTCCTTGCATTGCTAATCTGGCATGTCTGTCTGTCAGCCAAGGAGATGTTCCCCTTGGCAAACTTGCCCAAGCAGCTTCTCTCCCTTAAGTGCCTGGTGGGTTCCCCTCCTCTGCACAGTGATCTCCAAGATTAAGTTTGAATCTTCAAAAGGGAGctataagaaaagaaaaagggattTCAAGACAAATGGGAAGTAGTGTTAAAAACCACTGTCCAGTTAAACTGTCTTCATAGACTTGTTTCTTTCTACTGTTGGACTGAGGTTTTCATGTAAGGATTTGAGTCTGGGTGTGGTGGCGTCATTGGGTCAGAGAGCAATAGAATTGAGAAGCTGATGGTGGATCTCTTCACTTTATTCTAAGTGACTAATTCTCCTTTGCTCACGCAGGTCCCATCGAACAGCTCCCAGACTACAACCGGATCCGCAGTGCCATGTACTGGCTCCGTTTCTAGGCTGTGCCCCCTGCAGAGTGGAAATGGAGACGTCTTGGGCTGGGATGGGGCTCCCAAAAGGTGGATCTGTGTCTGAATCTTTTCTGTGTGGCAGTGGCAAGATGGGCCTTGCTGTAAGCTCTGTACAAACACTTGTCTTCTGAATTGTTAAAATGAACCGAGCcaaataaatataatttaaatggAGTTGGCTCTCATGGGTGTTTATGGCAAAGTGCCACTGTTGGCTAGGTGTGGGGTGGAAGTTATTTCATGAACCTCTCCAGATTGGTGACACACTGGAGCAGCGTTAGCACGGGCAAAGATGCGGCTATAGTATCTGGGCTGTGATAGGGTATGCTGAGTTAAGTGATGCCTGGAGTCACTGCTCTTCCCTTTACCTTTTGCAGACCAGTATAACTAACACGCAGGTGGCTGAAGACTAACCGGGCTGCTGTTGGTCTGGATTGGGGTGCACTGAGGAGGGCCATGAAGAAGGAATCTTGCAAAGCCTTCTTGTCAGTT containing:
- the LOC120369027 gene encoding cytochrome b-c1 complex subunit 1, mitochondrial, which codes for MAASSVCRAGCAAGRTLLRGPRSSPALMSLMRNRGAATYAQALHNIPETQVTSLDNGLRVASEESDQPTCTVGVWIGVGSRYESEKNNGTGYFVEHLAFKGTKKRPCATFEKEVESMGAHLNSYTSREQTAFFMKALSKDLPKAVEILADIVQNCSLEDSQVEKERSTILQELQEIDSNLTDVVFDYLHATAYQGTALSHTVEGTTENIKRLTRGDLATYIDTHYKAPRMVLAAAGGVSHKELVDLARQHLSGVPFEYKEDAVPIPPPCRFTGSEIRVRDDALPLAHVAIAVEGPEWSNPDNIPLLLANSIIGRYDRTFGGGKNQSSRLATIAVENKLCQSFQTFNICYSDTGLFGLHFVSDALNIEDTLHFAQGEWMRLCTSATDGEVKRAKNILRNALVAQLDGTTPVCENIGSHLLNYGRRISLAEWDARIAAVDARMVREVCSKYIYDKCPAVAAVGPIEQLPDYNRIRSAMYWLRF